Genomic DNA from Archangium lipolyticum:
AGTGCGCTGCTCAATGCCCTGACGTTCGGGTTGCTGATCATCGGCATCGAGACCCTGACGTCCGGTGTGATGCCGAGTGCCCTCCTGCTCGCCGGGAGTCTCGCCGCGGGCGCCGTGCTGGTGCGGCGGCAGCTCTCGCGGACCTCACCGCTCGTACCGGTGGACCTGCTGCGCATCCCCGTCTTCGCCTTCTCCGTGACGGCTTCCATCTGCTGCTTCTCGGCGCAGATGCTCGCTTTCGTTTCCCTGCCGTTCTACTTCCAGAACGTCCTGGGGCGCGGCCAGGTGGAGGTCGGGCTGTTGATGACGCCCTGGCCGGTCGCGGTGGCCATCATGGCGCCCATCGCGGGGCGGCTGGCGGATCGCTTCTCGGCGGCCATCCTGTGCGGCGTGGGGGCGGTCGTGATGGCGTCGGGATTGGCGCTGCTCGCGCTCCTGCCCACGCACGCGGCGAGCGGTTTCATCGTCTGCGGCATGGCTCTCTGTGGCGTGGGCTTCGGGTTCTTCCAGTCGCCGAACAACCGCGCGATGTTGTCCGCCGCTCCGAAGGCGCGCAGTGGCGGCGCGGGTGGCATGCAGGCCACGGCCCGCCTGCTGGGGCAGACGTGCGGTGCCACCCTGGTCGCCCTGTGCTTCAGGGCGTCCTCGAACCATGGGTCCACGGTGGCCCTGGGGCTCGGTGCTTGCGTCGCGACCGTGTCGGCCGTGGTCAGCACCTTCCGGTACCATCAGCAGGTCGACGTCCAGGTGACATCGTAGCGCCCGCCGGAAGGGACCGGCTCCTCTGGCGCCGCTCACGCGAAGGCGGAGCTGCGCAGGACCATCACGTCCGCGAAGTCCTGGCGCAGCGGCGCGAGACACAGCGCCCCCTGCGACACCTGCTCGAGGAAATACTCGCCGTAGTCGTGGCGGGGACCCGATGCATACACGGTGATGTCCCGGGCCCGCGCGACGTCCCCGAGCATCCGCGCCACCGCGTGCGCCACCTCTCCCCAGAAGGGGAAGTACAGATAGAACGCGGTGCCGTCCGACAGGTCCACATCGCGGACATCCGCGTGGATGAACTCCAGGTTCGGCAGCGCGAAACGCTCGCCGTTGCGGCGCGCCGACTCGACGTACTCCTGGCCGTACTCCACGCCCTTCACCCGCGCCGAGGAGCTCGCGGCCACGGTGATGGCGAACTTCCCGTTGCCGCAGCCCAGGTCGTAGACCGTGTCGTGCTGGCCGGGGCTCGTGATGGAGAGGAAGTCGGAGATGCGCTGGGCCCGCGAGGCCATGTTCACCTGACCGAACGGGGGACGGTTCTGCCCGGTGGTGATGCGTGAGATGCGCAGCAGGCCCTCGAGCCAGTCATCCGCCGCCGTGCTCGCGCGGCCAGCGGCCTCGGCAAAGCCGAGCCCCTCCCACTGCTCCCGGAAGCGGGTCGGTGCGAGCTCTCCCGTGCGAAGCTGCTGGGCGACATCATCTCCGGCCGCATCCAGTGCGTCGGTCACCGTGAGTGCACGCGCCTCCAGTGCATCCCAGAGGGCAC
This window encodes:
- a CDS encoding methyltransferase domain-containing protein, which produces MSPSSPTPRSVPWWVERAETLLSSKDARTLELGALWELFERFSFVRENVEPDLLLIDVQGRPELRALWDALEARALTVTDALDAAGDDVAQQLRTGELAPTRFREQWEGLGFAEAAGRASTAADDWLEGLLRISRITTGQNRPPFGQVNMASRAQRISDFLSITSPGQHDTVYDLGCGNGKFAITVAASSSARVKGVEYGQEYVESARRNGERFALPNLEFIHADVRDVDLSDGTAFYLYFPFWGEVAHAVARMLGDVARARDITVYASGPRHDYGEYFLEQVSQGALCLAPLRQDFADVMVLRSSAFA
- a CDS encoding MFS transporter, with product MDGVKAELEASDGLPTPRRYWAIAAIVLAISMAVLDGAIANVALPSIARDLNASPAASIWIVNAYQLAIVVSLLPFASLGDIVGYRRVFQAGLLVFTGASLACALSGSLVGLTLARVLQGFGAAALMSVNAALVRFTYPNRLLGRAIGINAMVVATCSALGPTIASAILSLSSWPWLFAINLPVGTAALLIARQALPHTRRSGLPFDWTSALLNALTFGLLIIGIETLTSGVMPSALLLAGSLAAGAVLVRRQLSRTSPLVPVDLLRIPVFAFSVTASICCFSAQMLAFVSLPFYFQNVLGRGQVEVGLLMTPWPVAVAIMAPIAGRLADRFSAAILCGVGAVVMASGLALLALLPTHAASGFIVCGMALCGVGFGFFQSPNNRAMLSAAPKARSGGAGGMQATARLLGQTCGATLVALCFRASSNHGSTVALGLGACVATVSAVVSTFRYHQQVDVQVTS